The Vibrio rhizosphaerae genome contains the following window.
CAGCAACAAAAGGCATCAGGCATACATCTGTGGGTGTATAAACTGATTGCGGTTATCAGTCTGATTCTGGCAATTATCGGGGCGATTTTACCGGGATTGCCCACGACAGAATTTGTGATTTTATGTGCGTGGGCCTCGGCAAAAGGTTCTCCGACGATTCATCGTTTTCTCATGTCAAAGCCCTTTTTCCGCAACATGATCGAGAACTGGCAAAATGGCAAAGTTATCTCCCGCAAGAATAAGATTTTGTCAGCGTTATCGATGTCAGTCTGTCTGCTGATTTTGTTGTTGCACAAAGTGGCTTTCGTCTGGGTGGCAGTCTCGACCATGGGTATGTTGATCGGGAGTTTCTATATCTGGAGACGCCCGGAAAAAGTGCCGGAAGCTCCGGATCTCAGTCAGGACGAACATTAAGCTCCATGCATTAAAGCTTGCAATGTTAGGGGTTGTGCATTGTGGCGTCTGTCCCCGCTATTTTCCCTATTTGTATTCGTTTTCCCATTGTGCCTGTCCTCGCAATCAATCGGTAATCCTGCCTGTCCACGCAATCACGTTATTCACTGTCTAGCGTCTGTCCTCGTAATCACAATTACCATATCAGTCCCTGTAATTCCGTCTGTCCCCATAAGGTCTCCCATCTGTTGGTCTTTCTTATGCCGCCTGTCCTCGTTATGAATGGCAATGAATTGCACATAATTGATTCTTTCTTCTCTATCTTTTTATAAGACACTCGTACATAATACGAACGCTAATAATTCTTATTTGTTTTCTGGTGTGTTGTATGACATTAGTGTGGACGTTATTAAAGGGAAACACGTTCAAGTTTCTGACGGCAATTCTGTTAAGTGCTTTGAGTGCGGGTGCCGGAGTGGCGGTGATTGCAATGATGAGTCGCGTCTCATCAGCGGATGTGATTACCGGTCAGGATGTCGCTTTACTGTTCGTCTTGATTTTCCTGTTATTTGGCTTAAGTTTTTTCTCTCAGGCAATGCTGACATCTTTGGGCCATCATGTGGTGTATCGGTTGCGACTGCATCTGTCTCAACGAGTGTTAAAAACCTCGGTGGAGCGCATTGATCAACTGGGGCAACCGGCGATTCTGGCCGCTTTAACTAAGGATGTGACGTCGATTAGTCAGGCGTTTAACAGCCTGCCTTTTGTGGTCTATGGTGCTGCGGTACTGCTGTGTTGTTACGGCTATCTGTTGCAACTGTCGTTGCCATTTTTCCTTTGTACATTGGTGATGACTATTCTTGCGGTGGTGATTGCCCGGCAATTGATGTCAGCCTCCAGACAATTGAAGCGTGAAGTGCGGGAAAACGACGACCAACTCTATGACCGTTATTCGGGTCTGTTGTTGGGGCGTAACGAGTTGAAACTCAGCCGTCAGCGTCGCAGTAGTTTCTTTAGCGATGGCTTAAAACCGGTTGTCAGCCGGGCATTAGGGCTGGAAGTTAAAGCAGATCGATATACGGTATTAAACGGCAGTTGGGTCAATACCTCTATTTTGTTGCTGATTGCTTCGATTATTTTGATTCACAGTGTATTTGGGGTCGGAACCAAAGAACAGCTGACCACTTTTGCGCTGACGATTTTGTATTTACGCTCTCCGCTGGCCGGTATGATTGGTTCATTACCCGCTTTGATTTTAGGTTCGGTCGCTTATGCCAAAGTACAGCAACTGGCATTGCATGAAGGGACAGACGCCGTAGGCGAACAGCCGGCGCAGGAAGCATGCTGGCAGTCGTTACACATGCAGAATGTGACCTACCAATACCCGTCAGAATCCGGTGAACCCGGATTTGGTGTCGGCCCGATTGATTTTGAACTGAAGCAGGGGGAGCTGGTGTTTTGGGTCGGGGGGAACGGCAGCGGTAAATCAACATGTGCCCGGTTGGTCACCGGTCTTTACACGCCCCATGGCGGCAATATCGTATTTGCCGGTCAGGAGATCAATGAAGAAAACCGCGATTGGTTTCTCAGCCATTTCTCGGTGGTCTTTGCGGATTTCTATCTGTTTAAACAACTGATTAATGAATCAGGGGACAGTCCCGATCCTGCACTGGTTGAGCATTATCTCAAAGCACTGTCGTTGGAACAGAAAGTGACGGTCACTGAGGGCGAGTTGAGTACCACCAAACTGTCTCAGGGGCAGCGTAAACGTCTGGCACTCCTGCTGGCTTATTTAGAGAATCGCAGCATTATCTTGCTGGATGAATGGGCGGCTGATCAGGACCCGGCATTCCGCAAAGTCTTTTATACCGAGTTACTGCCTGAGCTGAAAGCAAGAGGGAAGACAGTCATTGCGATTACGCATGATGATCACTATTTCTATATGGCTGACAAAATTTACCGGATTGATCAAGGGCATATCATGCTGGACGATGAGCCGCTTCATGGTCAGTCATCTCAACCTCAGTCATCTCAATCCGAGAACAACGCCTCAGATAAAAAGGAAGACGTCGTATGCTGAGAAAAACACTGGGTATCCTGATATTTACGTTGGGTTGGTTCTGTCAGCCCGTTTCGGCGGATGAAGTGACTCACGCGGTTTCCCTGTACGGTCAGCCGAAATATCCTGCCAGTTTTGACCATTTTGCCTACGCTAACCCGAATGCGCCGAAGCAGGGGGAATTGGTGATTGCGGAAATTGGCAGTTTTGATTCACTGCATCAATTTATTAATCTTGGTACCAAGCCCAGAGGCCTGTTCTGGCTTTATGACAGCCTGACGGATCGCGGTCATGACAAAGATGAAATCAAAACCCGCTACGGCGCATTGGCGGAAACGATCACCATTGCTGATGATGACTCATGGGTGATCTACCAGCTGAGAAAAAATGCCCGTTTTAGTGACGGACAACCGGTAACGGCTGAAGACGTGGCCTTTTCTGTTAAACAGTTTCAAACCGTGGGACTGAGTAACATTAAATCCCGTTTTCAGGGCGTGCAGTCGGTCGAGGTGTTAGGACCACGAAAAGTGAAGTTTAATTTTGGTGATCAAGGCAGCCGTTTACAGATCCTTAATTCCGGTAATCTGCCTGTCCTGCCAAAGCATGTCTGGCAAGGAAAAGACTTCACCAAACCGTCACTAGAGAAGCCCGTCGGTTCTGGCCCTTATCAGGTTACCTCGGTGATCCCCGGGCGGAGTATTACTTATCAATTACGCGATGATTACTGGGGCAAAGATCTGGCGGTCAATCGTGGCAAATATAATTTCAAAACGATTCGTGTCGAATATTTCCGGGACCGTAATGCCGCTGTACAAGCGTTAGCTGCGGGGGAAGTGAATTATATTGCCGAGTCAAATCTGGCGCGCTGGCAAAAACTCTATCAAGGCAAGGCATTCGATACAGGGACAGTCGTCAAAGACAGGATTGATTATCAGGCACCGTCATTTGTGACCGCGTTATTGTTCAACCTGCGTGAAGAGAAGTTTGCTAACCCGAAAACCCGTGAAGCTCTGGCGTATGCATTTGATTTTGAGTGGCTGAATAAGCGTGCCTTTCAGGGCAAATATCA
Protein-coding sequences here:
- a CDS encoding YbaN family protein, which encodes MTTEQQQQKASGIHLWVYKLIAVISLILAIIGAILPGLPTTEFVILCAWASAKGSPTIHRFLMSKPFFRNMIENWQNGKVISRKNKILSALSMSVCLLILLLHKVAFVWVAVSTMGMLIGSFYIWRRPEKVPEAPDLSQDEH
- a CDS encoding cyclic peptide export ABC transporter; amino-acid sequence: MTLVWTLLKGNTFKFLTAILLSALSAGAGVAVIAMMSRVSSADVITGQDVALLFVLIFLLFGLSFFSQAMLTSLGHHVVYRLRLHLSQRVLKTSVERIDQLGQPAILAALTKDVTSISQAFNSLPFVVYGAAVLLCCYGYLLQLSLPFFLCTLVMTILAVVIARQLMSASRQLKREVRENDDQLYDRYSGLLLGRNELKLSRQRRSSFFSDGLKPVVSRALGLEVKADRYTVLNGSWVNTSILLLIASIILIHSVFGVGTKEQLTTFALTILYLRSPLAGMIGSLPALILGSVAYAKVQQLALHEGTDAVGEQPAQEACWQSLHMQNVTYQYPSESGEPGFGVGPIDFELKQGELVFWVGGNGSGKSTCARLVTGLYTPHGGNIVFAGQEINEENRDWFLSHFSVVFADFYLFKQLINESGDSPDPALVEHYLKALSLEQKVTVTEGELSTTKLSQGQRKRLALLLAYLENRSIILLDEWAADQDPAFRKVFYTELLPELKARGKTVIAITHDDHYFYMADKIYRIDQGHIMLDDEPLHGQSSQPQSSQSENNASDKKEDVVC
- a CDS encoding extracellular solute-binding protein, which translates into the protein MLRKTLGILIFTLGWFCQPVSADEVTHAVSLYGQPKYPASFDHFAYANPNAPKQGELVIAEIGSFDSLHQFINLGTKPRGLFWLYDSLTDRGHDKDEIKTRYGALAETITIADDDSWVIYQLRKNARFSDGQPVTAEDVAFSVKQFQTVGLSNIKSRFQGVQSVEVLGPRKVKFNFGDQGSRLQILNSGNLPVLPKHVWQGKDFTKPSLEKPVGSGPYQVTSVIPGRSITYQLRDDYWGKDLAVNRGKYNFKTIRVEYFRDRNAAVQALAAGEVNYIAESNLARWQKLYQGKAFDTGTVVKDRIDYQAPSFVTALLFNLREEKFANPKTREALAYAFDFEWLNKRAFQGKYQRAESLFNNSFLAAEGPISSSETAVLAPFKQALPPALFTDTFHWPTTDGSGNDRANLIKAKQLLEAAGWKTEQGRLVDANHQPFVIHFLVPSPAMKPVLGAYLQNLKRLGIEGQVTVRTGTEFYKQLMQRQFDMTPIQYKVRIPPNTEVRSALLSSFADVATSNNIAGFNDPVIDALVNDLVHADSYERTEVYGRALDRVLKWKYYFVPLWARNFQLVAHADYIQRPKVNPAYGYEIEFWWDSRNSGRNSGDSRNKVQQDSAHP